A single Polyangiaceae bacterium DNA region contains:
- a CDS encoding 2-oxoacid:ferredoxin oxidoreductase subunit beta, with protein MNDTIAPEALTRKDFMSDQEVRWCPGCGDYSILATVQRIMPELGIARENMVWISGIGCSSRFPYYMNTYGFHTIHGRAPAFATGVKAANPDLSVWMVTGDGDGLSIGGNHLLHLLRRNLDINVLLFNNRIYGLTKGQYSPTSEVGKVTKSTPGGSADFPVDPSAFALGCGASFVARAVDVDAARLGEVLKQANAHRGTSFIEIYQNCPVFNDGAFDGFVDKAHKVDRQLHVEHGKPLLFGKDNKRGLRMNPSALRFELVDLENGGSESDVTVYDETNVALAQALLRLPFPEFPVSLGVLHRTERETYDHALVAQREKAKAANGPADLEKLLNSGGTWKV; from the coding sequence ATGAACGACACCATCGCGCCCGAAGCACTCACCCGCAAAGACTTCATGTCGGACCAAGAGGTCCGCTGGTGCCCCGGTTGTGGCGACTACTCAATCCTCGCCACCGTTCAGCGCATCATGCCTGAGCTGGGCATCGCCCGAGAGAACATGGTGTGGATCAGCGGCATCGGCTGCTCGAGCCGCTTTCCCTATTACATGAACACCTACGGCTTCCACACCATCCACGGCCGCGCCCCTGCGTTCGCCACGGGTGTGAAGGCAGCAAACCCAGACCTCAGCGTCTGGATGGTGACCGGAGACGGCGACGGACTGTCCATTGGTGGCAATCACCTGCTGCACCTGCTGCGCCGCAACCTGGACATCAACGTCCTGCTGTTCAACAACCGCATCTACGGCCTGACGAAGGGGCAGTACTCCCCGACGAGCGAGGTTGGCAAGGTCACCAAGAGCACCCCCGGGGGCTCCGCGGATTTCCCCGTGGATCCATCGGCCTTCGCCCTCGGATGTGGGGCGAGCTTCGTAGCGCGTGCAGTGGATGTCGACGCAGCAAGGCTGGGCGAGGTGCTGAAGCAAGCCAACGCTCACCGCGGCACCTCGTTCATCGAGATCTACCAGAACTGCCCCGTGTTCAATGACGGCGCGTTCGATGGCTTCGTTGACAAGGCTCACAAGGTGGATCGCCAGCTCCACGTCGAACACGGCAAGCCCCTGCTGTTCGGCAAGGACAACAAGCGCGGCCTGCGCATGAACCCGAGCGCCTTGCGCTTCGAGCTCGTGGATCTGGAGAACGGTGGCAGTGAGTCCGACGTCACGGTCTACGACGAGACCAACGTCGCGCTCGCTCAGGCGCTGCTCCGCCTGCCGTTCCCGGAGTTCCCGGTATCTCTCGGGGTACTGCACCGCACCGAGCGAGAGACTTACGATCACGCCCTGGTTGCTCAGCGGGAGAAGGCCAAGGCAGCGAACGGCCCTGCAGATCTCGAGAAGCTGCTCAACTCCGGCGGAACCTGGAAGGTCTGA
- a CDS encoding sigma-54-dependent Fis family transcriptional regulator produces MGKILVVDDQRNMRTTLAMMLRGGGHDVDEAEDGEKACDMGASGAYDVVLTDLRMGEKDGIDVLRHIKQEQPITEVIVMTAYGTIESAVEAMRLGAFDYIQKPFTEQELIVKVQKALESRRLHGQVQMFAQEFREKYHFENIIGRSQAVRDVLGRVVKIAPTDATVLITGESGTGKELVARAVHANSRRADKPFVIVNCAAITETLLESELFGHARGAFTGAVTARRGLFEEADGGTFFFDEIAETAVTFQAKLLRAIQDGEVRRIGENRGIKVDVRIIAATNIDLVQAVEEKSFRKDLYYRLNVARFHLPPMRERQEDVPLLVQFFLDKYNRKMKTRTKLGEGVMERLQQYEFPGNVRELENMVEQAVALAGGGLIGVDDILPQAPSKASTTTGKTLADLVDAAERDAVENALRSCDGNRERAADMLGISPTTLWRKMTRLGISFDSRS; encoded by the coding sequence GTGGGCAAAATCCTGGTCGTAGATGATCAGCGCAACATGCGCACCACCCTCGCGATGATGTTGCGAGGTGGCGGCCACGACGTGGACGAGGCCGAAGACGGAGAGAAGGCGTGCGACATGGGCGCGAGCGGCGCCTACGACGTGGTGCTCACCGATCTGCGGATGGGCGAGAAGGACGGCATCGACGTGCTGCGCCACATCAAGCAGGAGCAGCCGATCACCGAGGTCATCGTGATGACCGCCTACGGCACCATCGAGAGCGCGGTCGAAGCCATGCGCCTCGGCGCCTTCGACTACATTCAGAAGCCGTTCACCGAACAAGAGCTGATCGTGAAGGTGCAGAAGGCGCTCGAGAGCCGCCGCTTGCACGGTCAGGTCCAGATGTTCGCGCAGGAGTTCCGCGAGAAGTACCACTTCGAGAACATCATCGGCCGCTCCCAGGCGGTGCGCGACGTGCTCGGCCGGGTGGTGAAAATCGCGCCGACGGACGCCACGGTGCTCATCACCGGGGAGAGCGGCACCGGCAAGGAGCTGGTCGCCCGCGCCGTTCACGCGAACAGTCGCCGCGCGGACAAGCCCTTCGTGATCGTGAATTGCGCGGCGATCACCGAGACGCTGCTCGAGAGCGAGCTGTTCGGTCACGCGCGCGGAGCCTTCACTGGCGCTGTTACCGCGCGGAGAGGCCTCTTCGAGGAGGCCGACGGCGGCACCTTCTTCTTCGATGAAATCGCCGAGACGGCGGTGACCTTCCAGGCCAAGCTGCTGCGCGCGATCCAAGACGGCGAGGTGCGCCGCATCGGCGAGAACCGAGGCATCAAGGTCGACGTGCGCATCATCGCAGCGACCAACATCGACCTGGTGCAAGCCGTCGAAGAGAAGAGTTTCCGTAAGGATTTGTACTATCGCTTGAACGTGGCGCGCTTTCACCTGCCGCCCATGCGCGAGCGCCAGGAGGACGTACCGCTCCTCGTGCAGTTCTTCCTCGACAAGTACAACCGCAAGATGAAGACGCGCACCAAGCTGGGAGAGGGCGTGATGGAGCGCCTGCAGCAGTACGAGTTCCCTGGTAACGTGCGCGAGCTGGAGAACATGGTCGAGCAAGCGGTCGCCCTCGCGGGTGGCGGCTTGATCGGAGTCGACGACATCTTGCCCCAGGCGCCTAGCAAGGCCTCCACGACCACTGGCAAGACGCTGGCGGATTTGGTGGATGCTGCCGAGCGGGATGCGGTGGAAAATGCCCTCCGTAGCTGCGATGGTAATCGCGAGCGCGCTGCCGACATGTTGGGGATCAGCCCCACGACGCTGTGGCGCAAGATGACCCGCCTCGGGATCTCCTTCGACAGTCGTAGCTGA
- the queA gene encoding tRNA preQ1(34) S-adenosylmethionine ribosyltransferase-isomerase QueA, with product MRTELFDYELPESAIAQRPSVERGASRMLEVGAELVDRQAHDFAELVPEGALVVLNDTRVRRARLLGERVPGGGKVEVFLLYPLDAERKRWSALGRANKPLRPGTELLIGDARALVHERLDDGTLVVELCVAASALEVEDWLERQGHVPLPPYVRRPDDASDGERYQTVFARELGSVAAPTAGLHLSKAALTRLEERGVDVQTLTLHVGIGTFRPVSAADLDEHPMHSEHIEVGDALCTRVNQARADKRPVIAVGTTVVRALESAAQSGEMRAFKGETRLLIQPGYGFQVVDGLLTNFHMPKSTLLALVSALVGREKLLAAYREALARGYRFLSYGDAMWIPRRLV from the coding sequence GTGCGAACCGAGCTTTTCGACTACGAGCTGCCTGAATCAGCCATCGCGCAGCGCCCCTCGGTAGAGCGCGGCGCCTCGCGCATGCTCGAAGTGGGCGCGGAGCTAGTCGATCGCCAAGCCCATGATTTCGCTGAGCTCGTCCCAGAAGGTGCGCTCGTCGTGCTGAACGACACCCGTGTGCGCCGCGCGCGGCTGCTCGGGGAGCGCGTGCCTGGCGGCGGCAAGGTCGAGGTCTTCTTGCTTTATCCACTCGATGCCGAGCGGAAACGTTGGTCCGCGCTTGGTCGGGCTAACAAGCCGCTGCGTCCGGGGACCGAACTCTTGATCGGTGATGCGCGCGCGCTGGTGCACGAGCGCCTCGACGATGGCACGCTAGTGGTGGAGCTGTGCGTCGCAGCGAGCGCCCTCGAGGTGGAGGACTGGCTGGAGCGTCAGGGACACGTGCCGTTGCCCCCTTACGTGCGTAGGCCAGACGACGCGAGCGACGGGGAGCGCTATCAAACCGTGTTCGCTCGTGAGCTGGGCTCGGTTGCGGCGCCCACTGCAGGGCTGCATCTGTCCAAGGCGGCTCTGACGCGGCTGGAAGAGCGCGGAGTCGACGTGCAGACGCTCACACTGCACGTGGGCATCGGTACGTTTCGGCCGGTCTCCGCTGCTGACTTGGACGAGCACCCAATGCACTCGGAACACATCGAGGTCGGCGACGCCCTTTGCACACGCGTGAATCAAGCGCGGGCCGACAAGCGTCCGGTCATAGCCGTGGGTACCACCGTCGTGCGGGCGCTGGAGTCCGCAGCGCAGAGCGGCGAAATGCGGGCGTTCAAGGGTGAAACACGCCTGCTGATACAACCGGGCTATGGCTTTCAGGTGGTGGACGGCTTGCTCACCAACTTTCACATGCCGAAGAGCACGCTGCTCGCCTTGGTCAGCGCGCTGGTGGGCCGGGAGAAGTTGCTCGCGGCGTACCGTGAGGCGCTGGCGAGGGGTTACCGCTTTCTCTCATACGGTGACGCGATGTGGATCCCGCGGAGGCTGGTCTGA
- a CDS encoding protein kinase, with amino-acid sequence MTEELTRGKRLGRYELLQRIGRGGMATVWVAREHADTPEQERLVAVKAILHDLASDKEFVDMFLDEGRLIRAIRHPNVVDVYEVDDADGVMFMAMEWVEGDSLHAVIAESGKRRPIPAEMAVRIIADAAAGLHAAHELTDENGKLLGVVHRDVSPHNILIGTDGAIKLVDFGVAKAMGRIGEATQAGQLKGKFGYMSPEQARGKPVDRRADIFALGIVLFELTTTRRLFRGEHDAETLHLVVSGKIPEPRSIDPEYPEDLQRIVLRALERDIDKRYQTAREFQEDLEGYLQSNRILVPHSGVGSLLKRVLGARIEQRRKGIRAVLKAAESGRQSLLPGSEAGFTPTGKSSADVISEGTGSGIGPASLSSITGSGVGFPVESSAPTHTGFPQTVSTPPPQRSGLGGYIVGVVGLLVALVVVVIFAVTRRENTTTTVVSVPAATAPPVETQKPDLAPAPTPSNDGVETLELDELDAGAGEPQAPTGHTPQSPRAAPKATATPKSTGAATPSPTGDLPRANPYQ; translated from the coding sequence GTGACGGAGGAACTCACGCGCGGCAAACGACTCGGTCGCTACGAGCTTCTCCAGCGTATTGGTCGCGGCGGTATGGCCACCGTTTGGGTGGCGCGCGAGCACGCCGATACGCCTGAGCAAGAGCGGCTGGTCGCAGTAAAGGCGATTCTCCACGACCTCGCCTCGGACAAAGAATTCGTCGACATGTTTCTCGACGAAGGGAGGCTGATTCGCGCGATTCGTCACCCGAACGTGGTCGACGTCTACGAGGTCGACGACGCGGACGGCGTGATGTTCATGGCGATGGAGTGGGTTGAAGGCGACTCGCTGCACGCCGTGATCGCGGAGTCTGGCAAGCGACGGCCAATCCCTGCGGAAATGGCTGTGAGAATCATCGCCGACGCTGCGGCGGGGTTGCACGCCGCTCACGAGCTGACGGATGAAAACGGCAAGCTCCTGGGAGTCGTGCATCGCGATGTGTCTCCCCACAACATCCTGATCGGCACCGACGGTGCGATCAAGCTGGTCGACTTTGGCGTGGCCAAGGCCATGGGGCGCATTGGCGAGGCGACGCAAGCCGGGCAGCTCAAGGGCAAGTTCGGCTACATGTCGCCCGAGCAGGCGCGTGGCAAACCAGTGGATCGCCGTGCGGACATTTTTGCCCTCGGTATCGTACTCTTCGAGTTGACCACGACCCGTAGGCTATTCCGTGGGGAACACGACGCCGAGACGTTGCATCTGGTGGTCAGCGGCAAGATCCCGGAGCCGCGTTCCATCGACCCCGAGTACCCTGAGGACCTCCAGCGCATCGTGCTACGTGCCCTCGAGCGCGATATCGACAAGCGCTATCAAACAGCGCGGGAGTTCCAGGAAGATCTCGAAGGCTACCTCCAGAGCAATCGTATTCTGGTGCCCCACAGCGGCGTCGGCTCGCTACTCAAGCGCGTGTTGGGCGCTCGCATCGAGCAGCGCCGCAAGGGCATTCGCGCAGTGCTCAAGGCCGCGGAGTCGGGTCGCCAAAGCCTGCTTCCCGGTAGTGAGGCTGGCTTCACGCCGACCGGCAAGAGCTCTGCCGACGTGATCTCGGAAGGAACCGGCAGCGGCATCGGCCCCGCGTCGCTGAGTTCAATCACCGGCAGCGGTGTCGGTTTCCCTGTGGAATCTTCCGCGCCGACGCACACCGGTTTCCCCCAGACCGTCTCAACCCCACCGCCGCAGCGCTCCGGCCTCGGTGGCTACATCGTGGGCGTCGTCGGGCTGTTGGTGGCGCTGGTCGTCGTCGTAATTTTCGCGGTCACTCGGCGGGAGAACACCACGACGACGGTGGTCAGCGTACCTGCCGCCACAGCACCGCCAGTCGAAACTCAGAAACCTGACTTGGCTCCCGCACCGACCCCCAGCAACGACGGCGTGGAGACCCTCGAACTCGACGAGCTGGATGCTGGGGCGGGGGAGCCGCAAGCGCCCACGGGTCACACTCCCCAGTCCCCTCGTGCGGCGCCCAAAGCGACGGCGACCCCGAAGAGCACGGGCGCGGCCACGCCTAGCCCAACCGGCGACTTGCCTCGCGCAAACCCCTACCAGTAG
- a CDS encoding 2-oxoacid:acceptor oxidoreductase subunit alpha, with the protein MAQPVPVTTNDSQTPTSLPGAIVRFAGDSGDGMQVTGSQFTVAAALARNDLATFPDFPAEIRAPAGTTFGVSGFQINFASRDVFTPGDAPDVLVAMNPAALKVNLPDLKPGGLLVLNSGAFSAGNLKKAGYTESPLENDSLSGYQVLSIDITKLTVAAVKEAGLSTKDANRCKNFWTLGLMFWIYGRPLEPTVQWLERKFSKKPELVQANTLALKAGHAFGETAEVSHFRYEVPAAPVEPGVYRNISGNQATALGVVAAGQLAGLDIVLGAYPITPASDVLHELSRYKHFGVTTIQAEDEIAACCAAIGASYAGSLGVTSTSGPGMALKMEAIGLAISVELPLLILDIQRAGPSTGMPTKTEQSDLLQAVYGRNGEAPVAVLAAATPGDCFYTVIEGARLATKYMTPVIVLTDGYLGNGAEPWKVPKVADLTPFPVTFRKDPEGFHPFKRDEQTLARNWAIPGTPGLLHRIGGIEKSFDSGNISYDPANHAKMSKVRADKIAGIANDIPEAKVDVGTDSGKLLVLGWGSTYGAIREAVQNCRNAGLDVSHLHLRYINPFPKNLGTLLNQFDHILVPEMNMGQLVKVLRSEFLIPAESYAKIQGQPFKIGELEARIKQTLASKES; encoded by the coding sequence ATGGCACAGCCGGTTCCTGTCACCACCAACGACTCCCAAACCCCCACGTCCCTGCCGGGCGCCATCGTTCGCTTTGCCGGCGACTCCGGGGACGGCATGCAGGTAACCGGCAGCCAGTTTACCGTGGCCGCCGCTCTGGCGCGCAACGATCTCGCCACCTTCCCTGATTTCCCCGCAGAAATTCGCGCTCCCGCAGGCACCACCTTCGGGGTGTCAGGCTTCCAGATCAACTTCGCGTCTCGCGACGTGTTCACGCCGGGTGACGCGCCGGACGTGTTGGTCGCGATGAACCCTGCAGCGCTGAAGGTCAACCTTCCGGATCTGAAGCCCGGCGGCTTGCTTGTGTTGAACTCTGGCGCCTTCAGCGCGGGCAACCTGAAGAAGGCTGGCTACACCGAGAGCCCGCTTGAGAACGACTCGCTCTCTGGCTACCAGGTGCTGAGCATCGACATCACGAAGCTCACCGTCGCTGCCGTGAAGGAAGCGGGCTTGAGCACCAAGGACGCAAACCGCTGTAAGAACTTCTGGACCCTGGGTCTGATGTTCTGGATCTACGGCCGTCCGCTAGAGCCCACAGTGCAGTGGCTCGAGCGCAAGTTCAGCAAGAAGCCTGAGCTCGTACAGGCCAACACGCTGGCTCTGAAAGCGGGCCACGCCTTCGGAGAGACCGCTGAGGTCTCCCACTTTCGCTACGAAGTCCCGGCCGCTCCAGTGGAACCCGGTGTGTACCGGAACATCTCCGGCAACCAGGCGACGGCGCTCGGCGTGGTTGCCGCAGGGCAATTAGCCGGGCTCGACATCGTGCTCGGGGCCTACCCCATCACGCCAGCAAGCGACGTCCTCCACGAGCTCTCCCGCTACAAGCATTTCGGCGTCACCACGATTCAAGCAGAAGACGAGATCGCCGCTTGCTGCGCTGCGATCGGGGCGTCCTACGCGGGATCCCTTGGCGTCACCTCGACCAGTGGCCCCGGCATGGCGCTGAAGATGGAGGCGATCGGCCTGGCCATCTCCGTCGAGTTGCCCCTGCTCATCCTGGACATTCAGCGCGCCGGCCCGAGCACGGGGATGCCCACGAAGACCGAGCAGAGCGACCTCCTGCAGGCGGTTTATGGACGCAACGGTGAGGCGCCCGTCGCGGTCCTCGCCGCGGCGACCCCCGGCGACTGCTTCTACACCGTGATCGAGGGCGCTCGCCTCGCGACCAAATACATGACCCCGGTCATCGTGCTCACCGATGGCTACCTCGGGAACGGCGCAGAGCCGTGGAAGGTTCCGAAAGTCGCAGATCTCACTCCCTTCCCGGTCACGTTCCGCAAGGATCCAGAAGGCTTCCATCCGTTCAAGCGCGACGAGCAAACCTTGGCGCGCAACTGGGCGATCCCCGGCACGCCTGGTCTCCTGCACCGCATCGGCGGCATCGAAAAGTCATTCGATTCGGGCAACATCTCGTACGATCCGGCGAACCACGCGAAGATGAGCAAGGTCCGCGCCGACAAGATCGCCGGCATCGCAAACGATATCCCTGAGGCAAAGGTCGACGTGGGAACCGACAGCGGCAAGCTGTTGGTCCTCGGCTGGGGCTCCACCTACGGCGCCATCCGAGAAGCCGTACAGAACTGCCGCAACGCGGGCCTCGACGTCTCGCACCTCCACCTGCGCTACATCAATCCATTTCCCAAGAACCTGGGCACGCTGCTCAACCAGTTCGACCACATCCTGGTCCCTGAGATGAACATGGGCCAACTGGTCAAGGTGCTGCGCAGCGAGTTCCTGATCCCCGCGGAGAGCTACGCCAAGATCCAGGGACAACCGTTCAAGATCGGCGAGCTCGAGGCTCGTATCAAGCAGACCCTGGCGAGCAAGGAGAGCTGA
- the tgt gene encoding tRNA guanosine(34) transglycosylase Tgt — protein sequence MVKFSVEKTDSNARAGELQTPHGIVPTPAFMPVGTQATVKALSPEEVSATGARMLISNTYHLWLRPGPEIVEQHGGLHEFSRWPHAIATDSGGFQAFSLAERCKLSEDGFAFQSHLDGSRRMLSPEESMRVQGMLGSDIAMQLDVCPPAGCPREELLSAVERTTRWAARCLAAKRKDQALFAIVQGGLDPELRLRHAKELAALDVDGLALGGFSVGEAPEAMHVALREIVPHVDPQRPRYLMGVGTPRDLVIGIGCGVDVFDCVLPTRNARNGQLFTWEGKLVIKHARHATDQFPIDRDCACPACAGGFSRAYLRHLYQAHEILGHRLMSLHNVYFYQELVRRARQAVLEGRYAQFASETLARLGNGSASAQP from the coding sequence ATGGTTAAATTCTCTGTGGAAAAAACTGACAGCAACGCCCGCGCCGGGGAACTCCAGACTCCCCACGGTATCGTGCCGACGCCGGCGTTCATGCCCGTCGGTACCCAAGCGACGGTGAAGGCGCTGAGCCCAGAGGAGGTCTCTGCAACCGGCGCGCGCATGTTAATCTCGAATACCTATCACCTGTGGCTGCGACCCGGTCCCGAGATTGTGGAGCAGCACGGTGGTTTGCACGAGTTCTCGCGCTGGCCCCACGCGATCGCTACGGATAGTGGTGGCTTTCAAGCGTTCAGTCTGGCTGAGCGCTGCAAGCTCAGCGAAGACGGCTTCGCCTTCCAGTCACACCTGGATGGCTCGCGGCGCATGCTCTCTCCCGAAGAGTCGATGCGCGTGCAAGGCATGCTCGGCTCTGATATCGCCATGCAGCTCGACGTGTGTCCACCTGCAGGCTGCCCCCGCGAAGAACTCCTGAGTGCCGTGGAGCGCACCACTCGCTGGGCGGCACGTTGCCTCGCGGCAAAGCGCAAGGACCAGGCTCTGTTCGCCATCGTCCAAGGTGGCCTGGACCCCGAACTCAGACTGCGCCACGCGAAGGAGCTCGCGGCGCTCGATGTGGATGGGTTGGCACTGGGCGGTTTCAGCGTAGGGGAGGCGCCGGAAGCGATGCACGTCGCCCTGCGGGAGATCGTCCCCCACGTCGACCCTCAGCGACCCCGCTACCTAATGGGCGTTGGCACTCCGAGGGATCTGGTGATCGGCATCGGCTGCGGTGTGGATGTCTTCGACTGCGTGCTTCCAACGCGCAACGCCCGCAATGGCCAGCTCTTCACCTGGGAGGGCAAGCTGGTGATCAAGCACGCACGCCACGCCACGGATCAGTTCCCGATCGACCGTGACTGCGCTTGCCCAGCTTGCGCTGGCGGCTTCTCCCGGGCGTACCTGCGGCACCTTTACCAGGCTCATGAAATCCTGGGTCACCGGCTGATGTCGCTGCACAACGTCTATTTTTACCAGGAGCTGGTACGCCGCGCCCGGCAGGCGGTGCTCGAGGGCCGGTACGCGCAATTTGCGTCTGAGACGCTCGCCCGTCTGGGGAACGGCTCGGCTTCCGCGCAACCCTAG